One genomic region from Uloborus diversus isolate 005 chromosome 2, Udiv.v.3.1, whole genome shotgun sequence encodes:
- the LOC129217057 gene encoding post-GPI attachment to proteins factor 3-like codes for MLEESSLIIPGRKILILIALCWIIVPISCSYGDRSNLFQSCMHWCGIKNCSNTSSLAYFKATRPWYLTLLQWECWDECDYYCMWHAVKIFQHNGQVVPQFHGKWPFYRFWGIQEPASVLFSILNGLVHFVMWQKFRQSVTNCPFSTLWNVQALLSINAWFWSAVFHTRDTPLTEKLDYFCAFSLVIYSFYSLFVRSCSNVRTWMPLTIAVPFISYFGYHIYYLTFVRFDYGYNLKANIIIGLLNSFGWILWCYKYRQKKYVWKCAASVIAVNILLLLELCDFPPWKFLIDAHALWHLGTIPVPLLWYSFLIEDCLSEVRELDYCINVLKKVG; via the exons ATGTTGGAGGAATCAAGCCTTATCATTCCAGGGAGGAAGATTCTAATACTCATAGCTTTGTGTTGGATTATTGTACCAATTTCATGTTCTTATGGAGACAGATCAAATTTATTCCAAAGCTGTATGCATTGGTGTGGTATTAAAAACTGCTCAAATACTTCCAGTTTGGCTTATTTCAAGGCAACACGACCATGGTATCTAACTTTACTGCAGTGGGAATGTTGGGACGAATGCGATTATTATTGTATGTGGCatgctgtaaaaatatttcagcatAATGGTCAAGTTGTACCGCAATTTCATGGGAAA TGGCCTTTCTATCGTTTTTGGGGCATTCAAGAACCAGCGTCAGTTTTATTTTCTATCCTAAATGGACTTGTGCATTTTGTTATGTGGCAAAAGTTTCGACAATCTGTAACAAACTGCCCATTTTCAACTTTGTGGAATGTACAAGCTTTG ctTTCAATCAATGCTTGGTTTTGGTCAGCAGTTTTTCATACACGTGATACTCCTTTAACAGAG AAACTGGACTACTTCTGTGCATTTTCTCTAGTGATCTattcattttattctttatttgtaAG GTCATGCTCAAATGTTCGAACTTGGATGCCGCTAACAATAGCTGTgccatttatttcttattttggaTACCATATTTATTATTTAACCTTTGTTAGATTTGACTATGGATACAATTTAAAGGCTAACATCATTATTG GCTTATTAAATTCTTTTGGTTGGATCCTCTGGTGCTACAAATATCGCCAAAAGAAATATGTATGGAAGTGTGCGGCATCAGTCATTGCAGTAAACATCCTTCTTCTCTTAGAGCTCTGTGATTTTCCTCCTTGGAAATTTCTAATAGATGCTCATGCTTTATGGCACTTGGGAACCATACCAGTGCCATTACTTTGGTACAG ttttctgaTAGAAGATTGCCTGAGTGAAGTAAGAGAGCTTGATTATTGCATCAATGTGTTGAAGAAAGTTGGCTGA